Proteins co-encoded in one Malus sylvestris chromosome 7, drMalSylv7.2, whole genome shotgun sequence genomic window:
- the LOC126628728 gene encoding uncharacterized protein LOC126628728 isoform X2 yields MGQSMSFMGLGGGLRSSQMLNFLMGKVYQQFIDKDIQNFEDFQLAILDIFNTFNSSLPGKHYNVPSHKEIEAMFISWKNAKVQDRRDIFIQFMKDNVRLSKVDNATVITGVVTPPVAMAAKRAGESVPQLKMIKAIPDVFFVPSATVLALVSVKISRRIFTGKNASSTHSEPDIQTKTETIGVARAPQGGAAASSVIRNHHEEREILPEGPPAAS; encoded by the exons ATGGGACAGTCTATGAGTTTCATGGGATTGGGAGGAG GGCTGCGATCCAGCCAGATGCTAAACTTTTTAATGGGAAAGGTGTACCAACAGTTCATCGACAAAGATATCCAAAATTTTGAGGATTTCCAGTTGGCCATTCTCGATATTTTCAA CACTTTCAATTCTTCTCTGCCCGGTAAACACTACAATGTGCCGTCGCACAAGGAAATTGAG GCTATGTTCATAAGTTGGAAAAATGCCAAAGTGCAAGACAGGAGGGACATCTTCATCCAATTTATGAAGGACAATGTAAGGCTAAGCAAGGTCGATAACGCTACCGTGATAACAGGAGTTGTAACGCCGCCGGTAGCCATGGCTGCTAAAAGGGCAGGGGAGAGTGTGCCCCAGCTCAAAATGATCAAGGCCATTCCTGACGTCTTTTTCGTGCCATCAGCAACGGTATTGGCTCTCGTTTCTGTTAAGATTTCCAGAAGAATTTTCACGGGAAAAAATGCATCTTCGACACACTCCGAACCTGATATCCAGACGAAGACCGAAACCATTGGCGTAGCTAGAGCACCCCAAGGAGGTGCTGCCGCATCTTCGGTCATCAGAAATCACCATGAGGAGCGAGAAATCCTTCCTGAAGGTCCCCCTGCAGCGTCTTAA
- the LOC126628728 gene encoding uncharacterized protein LOC126628728 isoform X3: MGLSMSFMGLGGGLRSSQMLNFLMGKVYQQFIDKDIQNFEDFQLAILDIFNTFNSSLPGKHYNVPSHKEIEAMFISWKNAKVQDRRDIFIQFMKDNVRLSKVDNATVITGVVTPPVAMAAKRAGESVPQLKMIKAIPDVFFVPSATVLALVSVKISRRIFTGKNASSTHSEPDIQTKTETIGVARAPQGGAAASSVIRNHHEEREILPEGPPAAS, from the exons GGCTGCGATCCAGCCAGATGCTAAACTTTTTAATGGGAAAGGTGTACCAACAGTTCATCGACAAAGATATCCAAAATTTTGAGGATTTCCAGTTGGCCATTCTCGATATTTTCAA CACTTTCAATTCTTCTCTGCCCGGTAAACACTACAATGTGCCGTCGCACAAGGAAATTGAG GCTATGTTCATAAGTTGGAAAAATGCCAAAGTGCAAGACAGGAGGGACATCTTCATCCAATTTATGAAGGACAATGTAAGGCTAAGCAAGGTCGATAACGCTACCGTGATAACAGGAGTTGTAACGCCGCCGGTAGCCATGGCTGCTAAAAGGGCAGGGGAGAGTGTGCCCCAGCTCAAAATGATCAAGGCCATTCCTGACGTCTTTTTCGTGCCATCAGCAACGGTATTGGCTCTCGTTTCTGTTAAGATTTCCAGAAGAATTTTCACGGGAAAAAATGCATCTTCGACACACTCCGAACCTGATATCCAGACGAAGACCGAAACCATTGGCGTAGCTAGAGCACCCCAAGGAGGTGCTGCCGCATCTTCGGTCATCAGAAATCACCATGAGGAGCGAGAAATCCTTCCTGAAGGTCCCCCTGCAGCGTCTTAA
- the LOC126628725 gene encoding pentatricopeptide repeat-containing protein At2g44880-like, with amino-acid sequence MREQVWRWSSLERKCLDLLQQANTTSSLLQIHAFMLRNSLDTNVNLLTKFITTCSHQNPIALVRHTRRVFDRRPNNDDTFLCNSMIRAHMENRQFGESFTLYRNLRQETEFEPDGFTFTALAKACGLDMAIWEGQELHCQVVKIGLSLDLYVSTSLVDMYAKFGRMICARKVFDKMTHTSQVSWTALICGYARSGGMSNARSFFDRMPDKDSAAFNAMIDGYVKLGDMGTARSLFDEMMDRNVVSWTGMISGYCHHGDIHSARSLFDAMPKKNLISWNAMIGGYSQNNQPHEALKLFQGMQSTTSLELDGVTVVSILPAIADLGALDLGRWVEKVVRRKKLDRITNVGTALVDMYAKCGEIEKAKRLFDEMPEKETASWNALINGFAVNGHGEEALEIFLDMQKENFMPNNITFIGVLSACNHCGLVEEGKRWFKAMEGFRLVPQIEHYGCMVDLLGRAGCLEEVEKLIEAMPYDANAIILSSFLFACGHYGDVTRANEVLKKVAKLEPGNDGNYVMLRNLYARKRRWSDAEEIKRLMRKNQANKEIGCSVIEVDGRIEEFAAGHRVRTHTEAIHLTLQQSWKHMMGEGSY; translated from the coding sequence atgagagagcAGGTATGGAGATGGAGCTCATTGGAAAGAAAATGCCTAGACCTTCTCCAACAAGCAAACACAACTTCTTCTCTTCTCCAAATCCATGCTTTTATGCTCCGAAATTCCCTCGATACCAATGTCAATCTCCTCACCAAGTTCATCACAACCTGCTCTCATCAAAACCCAATTGCTCTCGTTCGACACACCCGCCGCGTCTTCGATCGGAGACCCAATAATGATGACACATTTCTCTGCAACTCTATGATAAGAGCTCACATGGAAAACCGGCAATTCGGTGAATCTTTCACACTATATAGAAATCTTAGGCAGGAAACGGAGTTCGAGCCGGATGGCTTTACATTCACAGCTCTGGCGAAGGCGTGTGGATTAGATATGGCCATCTGGGAAGGACAAGAACTTCATTGTCAAGTTGTTAAGATTGGGTTGAGCTTAGATTTGTATGTGTCCACGTCGTTGGTTGATATGTATGCAAAGTTTGGGAGGATGATTTGTGCAAGGAAGGTGTTTGATAAAATGACGCACACGAGCCAAGTGTCGTGGACAGCTCTTATTTGTGGGTATGCAAGGTCTGGAGGCATGAGTAATGCAAGGAGTTTTTTTGATCGAATGCCTGACAAGGACTCGGCTGCATTTAATGCGATGATTGATGGTTATGTCAAACTGGGGGATATGGGCACGGCTCGCAGTTTGTTTGATGAGATGATGGATAGGAATGTGGTGTCTTGGACCGGTATGATTTCTGGTTACTGCCATCATGGTGACATACATTCCGCTAGATCACTCTTTGATGCCATGCCTAAGAAGAACCTTATTTCTTGGAATGCCATGATTGGAGGTTATAGTCAAAACAACCAACCCCATGAAGCCTTGAAGTTATTTCAGGGAATGCAGTCAACTACATCGCTTGAATTGGATGGTGTGACTGTTGTGAGCATTCTTCCAGCTATTGCAGATTTGGGCGCCTTGGATTTAGGTCGTTGGGTTGAAAAGGTCGTACGGAGGAAGAAGCTTGATAGGATAACTAATGTTGGCACTGCGCTTGTTGATATGTACGCAAAATGTGGTGAAATTGAAAAAGCCAAGAGACTTTTTGATGAGATGCCTGAAAAAGAAACAGCTTCCTGGAATGCTCTGATAAATGGATTTGCAGTCAATGGCCATGGCGAGGAGGCACTGGAGATATTTTTGGATATGCAGAAAGAGAACTttatgccaaataatattaCGTTTATCGGGGTTTTGTCCGCTTGTAACCACTGTGGTCTGGTAGAGGAAGGGAAAAGGTGGTTTAAAGCAATGGAGGGCTTCAGGCTCGTCCCACAGATTGAGCATTATGGTTGCATGGTAGATCTGTTGGGAAGGGCGGGATGCTTGGAAGAAGTTGAGAAATTGATCGAAGCCATGCCTTACGATGCTAATGCAATAATTTtgagttcttttctttttgcatGCGGCCATTATGGAGATGTCACAAGAGCGAACGAAGTTTTAAAGAAGGTGGCCAAGCTGGAGCCAGGGAATGATGGAAACTATGTAATGCTAAGAAATTTGTATGCCAGAAAGAGAAGGTGGAGTGATGCGGAGGAAATTAAGAGGTTGATGAGGAAGAATCAAGCAAATAAGGAGATTGGTTGTAGTGTCATAGAGGTTGATGGTAGAATCGAGGAGTTTGCGGCTGGGCACAGAGTGCGTACGCATACAGAAGCTATACATTTAACCTTGCAGCAAAGTTGGAAGCATATGATGGGGGAAGGTTCATATTGA
- the LOC126628726 gene encoding uncharacterized protein LOC126628726 isoform X4 → MERWRGVLKVPLNPNARTCYQVAASLCLSPSSNTLTVPSANVIFFNGDRVAGTRNPVIERLSDLQNIAEILVSKIGGSTNAWVIDASVFNGPFAVYRDFIPSVNQWGEPKSYCPIGYPASGTIISLLSRCLEEVKKDNAIQKEQLQQGISTSHNQTKTLLFGFSKGGTVLNQLVTELGFLDVKSSGGASLMEEKHIGVEEGIHIVPSTKKSLLSSIREIHYVDVGLNSPGAYITDQSVIEKISERLIQGAAAICFILHGTPRQWRDNRRAWISKEKEQLVHLLESEAQRSGGKLQSN, encoded by the exons ATGGAACGCTGGCGTGGAGTTTTAAAGGTCCCGTTGAACCCTAATGCCAGGACCTGCTACCAAGTTGCAGCATCTCTCTGCCTATCACCTTCTTCCAACACACTAACT GTTCCTTCAGCAAATGTCATATTTTTCAATGGAGATCGAGTGGCAGGAACCAGGAATCCAGTGATCGAGAGGCTATCTGACTTACAAAATATAGCTGAAATACTGGTTTCAAAGATTGGTGGTTCAACCAATGCTTGGGTTATTGACGCTTCTGTTTTCAATGGGCCTTTTGCTGTGTATCGGGACTTTATTCCATCTGTTAATCAATGGGGAGAGCCAAAATCGTACTGCCCTATTGGATACCCTGCTTCTGGGACCATTATTTCCCTCCTGTCAAGGTGCCTTGAAGAG GTGAAGAAGGACAATGCGATACAGAAAGAACAACTCCAACAAGGAATATCCACATCGCATAATCAAACCAAAACATTACTTTTTGGATTTAGTAAGGGTGGTACTGTCCTTAACCAGTTAGTTACTGAACTTGGGTTCTTGGATGTCAAATCCTCTGGAGGTGCATCACTCATGGAGGAAAAGCATATTGGCGTGGAAGAAGGGATTCATATCGTACCTAGTACAAAAAAAAGCCTTTTAAGCAGCATCAGAGAAATCCATTACGTCGATGTTGGATTAAATTCACCTGGTGCATATATCACTGACCAAAGTGTGATTGAGAAAATCTCAGAACGCCTGATACAAGGAGCTGCAGCAATCTGTTTTATCCTACATGGGACACCGAGGCAATGGCGTGACAACAGGCGAGCttggatatccaaagaaaaaGAACAGTTGGTTCATCTGCTGGAGTCTGAAGCTCagagaagtggaggaaaatTGCAG TCGAATTGA
- the LOC126628726 gene encoding uncharacterized protein LOC126628726 isoform X2 — translation MERWRGVLKVPLNPNARTCYQVAASLCLSPSSNTLTVPSANVIFFNGDRVAGTRNPVIERLSDLQNIAEILVSKIGGSTNAWVIDASVFNGPFAVYRDFIPSVNQWGEPKSYCPIGYPASGTIISLLSRCLEEVKKDNAIQKEQLQQGISTSHNQTKTLLFGFSKGGTVLNQLVTELGFLDVKSSGGASLMEEKHIGVEEGIHIVPSTKKSLLSSIREIHYVDVGLNSPGAYITDQSVIEKISERLIQGAAAICFILHGTPRQWRDNRRAWISKEKEQLVHLLESEAQRSGGKLQSHFSEAKSN, via the exons ATGGAACGCTGGCGTGGAGTTTTAAAGGTCCCGTTGAACCCTAATGCCAGGACCTGCTACCAAGTTGCAGCATCTCTCTGCCTATCACCTTCTTCCAACACACTAACT GTTCCTTCAGCAAATGTCATATTTTTCAATGGAGATCGAGTGGCAGGAACCAGGAATCCAGTGATCGAGAGGCTATCTGACTTACAAAATATAGCTGAAATACTGGTTTCAAAGATTGGTGGTTCAACCAATGCTTGGGTTATTGACGCTTCTGTTTTCAATGGGCCTTTTGCTGTGTATCGGGACTTTATTCCATCTGTTAATCAATGGGGAGAGCCAAAATCGTACTGCCCTATTGGATACCCTGCTTCTGGGACCATTATTTCCCTCCTGTCAAGGTGCCTTGAAGAG GTGAAGAAGGACAATGCGATACAGAAAGAACAACTCCAACAAGGAATATCCACATCGCATAATCAAACCAAAACATTACTTTTTGGATTTAGTAAGGGTGGTACTGTCCTTAACCAGTTAGTTACTGAACTTGGGTTCTTGGATGTCAAATCCTCTGGAGGTGCATCACTCATGGAGGAAAAGCATATTGGCGTGGAAGAAGGGATTCATATCGTACCTAGTACAAAAAAAAGCCTTTTAAGCAGCATCAGAGAAATCCATTACGTCGATGTTGGATTAAATTCACCTGGTGCATATATCACTGACCAAAGTGTGATTGAGAAAATCTCAGAACGCCTGATACAAGGAGCTGCAGCAATCTGTTTTATCCTACATGGGACACCGAGGCAATGGCGTGACAACAGGCGAGCttggatatccaaagaaaaaGAACAGTTGGTTCATCTGCTGGAGTCTGAAGCTCagagaagtggaggaaaatTGCAG TCCCACTTTTCGGAGGCAAAGTCGAATTGA
- the LOC126628726 gene encoding uncharacterized protein LOC126628726 isoform X3 yields the protein MERWRGVLKVPLNPNARTCYQVAASLCLSPSSNTLTVPSANVIFFNGDRVAGTRNPVIERLSDLQNIAEILVSKIGGSTNAWVIDASVFNGPFAVYRDFIPSVNQWGEPKSYCPIGYPASGTIISLLSRCLEEVKKDNAIQKEQLQQGISTSHNQTKTLLFGFSKGGTVLNQLVTELGFLDVKSSGGASLMEEKHIGVEEGIHIVPSTKKSLLSSIREIHYVDVGLNSPGAYITDQSVIEKISERLIQGAAAICFILHGTPRQWRDNRRAWISKEKEQLVHLLESEAQRSGGKLQAKSN from the exons ATGGAACGCTGGCGTGGAGTTTTAAAGGTCCCGTTGAACCCTAATGCCAGGACCTGCTACCAAGTTGCAGCATCTCTCTGCCTATCACCTTCTTCCAACACACTAACT GTTCCTTCAGCAAATGTCATATTTTTCAATGGAGATCGAGTGGCAGGAACCAGGAATCCAGTGATCGAGAGGCTATCTGACTTACAAAATATAGCTGAAATACTGGTTTCAAAGATTGGTGGTTCAACCAATGCTTGGGTTATTGACGCTTCTGTTTTCAATGGGCCTTTTGCTGTGTATCGGGACTTTATTCCATCTGTTAATCAATGGGGAGAGCCAAAATCGTACTGCCCTATTGGATACCCTGCTTCTGGGACCATTATTTCCCTCCTGTCAAGGTGCCTTGAAGAG GTGAAGAAGGACAATGCGATACAGAAAGAACAACTCCAACAAGGAATATCCACATCGCATAATCAAACCAAAACATTACTTTTTGGATTTAGTAAGGGTGGTACTGTCCTTAACCAGTTAGTTACTGAACTTGGGTTCTTGGATGTCAAATCCTCTGGAGGTGCATCACTCATGGAGGAAAAGCATATTGGCGTGGAAGAAGGGATTCATATCGTACCTAGTACAAAAAAAAGCCTTTTAAGCAGCATCAGAGAAATCCATTACGTCGATGTTGGATTAAATTCACCTGGTGCATATATCACTGACCAAAGTGTGATTGAGAAAATCTCAGAACGCCTGATACAAGGAGCTGCAGCAATCTGTTTTATCCTACATGGGACACCGAGGCAATGGCGTGACAACAGGCGAGCttggatatccaaagaaaaaGAACAGTTGGTTCATCTGCTGGAGTCTGAAGCTCagagaagtggaggaaaatTGCAG GCAAAGTCGAATTGA
- the LOC126628726 gene encoding uncharacterized protein LOC126628726 isoform X1 — protein MERWRGVLKVPLNPNARTCYQVAASLCLSPSSNTLTVPSANVIFFNGDRVAGTRNPVIERLSDLQNIAEILVSKIGGSTNAWVIDASVFNGPFAVYRDFIPSVNQWGEPKSYCPIGYPASGTIISLLSRCLEEVKKDNAIQKEQLQQGISTSHNQTKTLLFGFSKGGTVLNQLVTELGFLDVKSSGGASLMEEKHIGVEEGIHIVPSTKKSLLSSIREIHYVDVGLNSPGAYITDQSVIEKISERLIQGAAAICFILHGTPRQWRDNRRAWISKEKEQLVHLLESEAQRSGGKLQVCEKFYFADRTPNLQMHFEIIEKLDLS, from the exons ATGGAACGCTGGCGTGGAGTTTTAAAGGTCCCGTTGAACCCTAATGCCAGGACCTGCTACCAAGTTGCAGCATCTCTCTGCCTATCACCTTCTTCCAACACACTAACT GTTCCTTCAGCAAATGTCATATTTTTCAATGGAGATCGAGTGGCAGGAACCAGGAATCCAGTGATCGAGAGGCTATCTGACTTACAAAATATAGCTGAAATACTGGTTTCAAAGATTGGTGGTTCAACCAATGCTTGGGTTATTGACGCTTCTGTTTTCAATGGGCCTTTTGCTGTGTATCGGGACTTTATTCCATCTGTTAATCAATGGGGAGAGCCAAAATCGTACTGCCCTATTGGATACCCTGCTTCTGGGACCATTATTTCCCTCCTGTCAAGGTGCCTTGAAGAG GTGAAGAAGGACAATGCGATACAGAAAGAACAACTCCAACAAGGAATATCCACATCGCATAATCAAACCAAAACATTACTTTTTGGATTTAGTAAGGGTGGTACTGTCCTTAACCAGTTAGTTACTGAACTTGGGTTCTTGGATGTCAAATCCTCTGGAGGTGCATCACTCATGGAGGAAAAGCATATTGGCGTGGAAGAAGGGATTCATATCGTACCTAGTACAAAAAAAAGCCTTTTAAGCAGCATCAGAGAAATCCATTACGTCGATGTTGGATTAAATTCACCTGGTGCATATATCACTGACCAAAGTGTGATTGAGAAAATCTCAGAACGCCTGATACAAGGAGCTGCAGCAATCTGTTTTATCCTACATGGGACACCGAGGCAATGGCGTGACAACAGGCGAGCttggatatccaaagaaaaaGAACAGTTGGTTCATCTGCTGGAGTCTGAAGCTCagagaagtggaggaaaatTGCAGGTGTgcgagaaattttattttgctGATAGGACTCCTAATTTACAGATGCATTTTGAAATAATTGAAAAGTTGGATTTGAGTTAA